A genomic window from Prunus persica cultivar Lovell chromosome G2, Prunus_persica_NCBIv2, whole genome shotgun sequence includes:
- the LOC18787271 gene encoding probable receptor-like protein kinase At5g24010, with the protein METKNLHFLSLTLLSLLHFSASFTPLDNYLLNCGSLSNTSLFNRVFAGDSYKPGSGSISLTNQNPPPNSPALYHTARVFKRISSYSFGIKKYGTHMVRFHFSPFVAQGFDLKAANFSVSVDRLVLLTDVHVRDNVLREYIMKIDTNVLEIVFTPLDNSGFAYVSAIEVFSAPEDLIVDYGAKLVSADIVEYKNLSSQVLETIYRINVGGSKLTPFNDTLWRDWVPDVDYLVLKSAAKRASTSHIPNYQRGGATREIAPDNVYMTAQEMNRDKAITDARFNITWEFPVGSNSGHLVRLHFCDIVSPALNLLYFNIYINGYAAYRDVDLSVLATNELASPLYIDFVVDSDVSGVIQISIGPSDLSSSVRMNAILNGAEIMRMVNVSHLQTEAGSKKKSIWILVATVVGGFVILCFAVVAFLLALKRRKKKLKPAPAESVGWTPLRIYGGSSHSRMSERTALASPGPNGYHFLKIPFAELQLATNNFDKNLIVGSGGFGMVYKGVLRDNTKVAVKRGVPGSRQGLPEFQTEITVLSQIRHQHLVSLVGYCEEQSEMILVYEYMEKGPLKKHLYGSGLPPLSWKQRLEICIGSARGLHYLHTGFAQGIIHRDIKSTNILLDENYVPKVADFGLSRSGPCLNETHVSTGVKGSFGYLDPEYFRRQQLTDKSDVYSFGVVLFEVLCARPAVDPLVDREQVNLGEWAMQWQKKGMLEKIIDPHLVGQIKPGSLKKFGETAEKCLAEYGADRPTIGDVLWNLEYALQLQESRPQREVHEDGDINELPTNTIVPGDPATNARTEEGDGNGSLEINTSQVFSQLMTNDGR; encoded by the coding sequence ATGGAGACCAAAAACcttcactttctctctttaaCTCTCCTCTCCCTCCTCCACTTCTCAGCCTCTTTCACCCCCTTAGACAACTATCTCCTCAACTGTGGTTCACTGTCCAACACCTCGCTCTTCAACCGGGTCTTTGCTGGAGATTCCTACAAACCCGGGTCGGGTTCCATTTCGCTCACCAACCAAAACCCACCTCCCAATTCACCCGCCCTTTACCACACAGCAAGAGTTTTCAAGAGAATTTCAAGCTATAGCTTCGGCATCAAGAAATATGGGACTCACATGGTACGTTTCCATTTCTCACCGTTTGTTGCTCAAGGTTTCGATTTGAAAGCTGCAAACTTCAGCGTTTCCGTTGATAGGCTTGTGCTGTTGACTGATGTACATGTTAGAGATAATGTGCTTAGAGAATATATAATGAAAATTGATACAAATGTGCTTGAAATTGTGTTTACGCCTCTGGACAACTCGGGTTTTGCATATGTAAGCGCAATTGAAGTTTTTTCAGCACCTGAGGACCTTATTGTTGATTATGGAGCTAAATTGGTGAGTGCCGATATAGTTGAATACAAGAATCTTTCTTCCCAGGTTTTAGAGACCATTTATAGGATTAACGTTGGAGGTTCCAAATTGACCCCTTTTAATGATACTCTGTGGAGGGATTGGGTCCCTGATGTGGATTATCTTGTCCTGAAATCGGCTGCAAAGCGTGCCTCCACCAGTCATATTCCAAATTATCAGAGAGGAGGTGCAACTCGAGAGATTGCCCCTGATAATGTTTATATGACTGCTCAGGAGATGAATAGGGATAAGGCAATTACAGATGCAAGGTTCAATATCACATGGGAATTTCCAGTGGGTTCAAATTCTGGGCATTTAGTTAGATTGCATTTCTGTGACATTGTTAGCCCTGCACTTAACTTGctgtattttaatatatatatcaatggGTATGCTGCATACCGAGATGTCGATCTATCGGTACTGGCAACCAATGAACTTGCATCTCCACTCTATATTGATTTTGTTGTCGATTCAGATGTTTCGGGGGTTATACAAATTAGCATTGGTCCTTCTGATCTGAGCAGTTCTGTGAGGATGAATGCTATATTGAATGGGGCAGAGATCATGAGAATGGTGAATGTTTCCCATTTACAGACTGAAGCTGGTTCTAAGAAGAAAAGTATATGGATTTTGGTGGCTACAGTTGTTGGAGGCTTTGTTATTCTGTGTTTTGCAGTTGTTGCATTTCTGCTTGCTTTGAAACGCAGgaagaagaaactgaaaccTGCACCTGCAGAAAGTGTGGGTTGGACACCTTTACGCATATATGGAGGTAGTTCACACAGTAGAATGTCTGAAAGGACAGCACTTGCATCTCCAGGCCCAAATGGATATCATTTCTTGAAAATCCCTTTTGCTGAGTTACAATTGGCAACGAACAATTTCGATAAAAATCTAATTGTAGGCTCTGGTGGTTTTGGCATGGTTTATAAAGGGGTCCTAAGGGACAATACAAAGGTTGCTGTGAAGAGAGGGGTGCCTGGATCTAGGCAGGGCCTTCCAGAATTCCAGACTGAAATAACTGTTTTGTCTCAAATTCGGCATCAACATCTTGTATCACTTGTTGGTTATTGTGAAGAACAGTCAGAAATGATACTTGTTTATGAATACATGGAAAAGGGGCCCTTAAAGAAACATTTGTATGGTTCGGGGCTTCCACCTTTGTCTTGGAAGCAACGACTTGAAATATGCATTGGATCAGCAAGGGGTCTTCACTACCTTCATACAGGTTTTGCTCAAGGAATCATTCACCGTGACATTAAATCAACTAATATCTTGCTTGATGAGAATTATGTGCCTAAGGTGGCTGATTTTGGTCTTTCAAGATCAGGCCCGTGTCTCAATGAAACCCATGTAAGTACTGGCGTTAAAGGTAGTTTTGGGTATCTTGATCCTGAGTATTTCCGGAGGCAGCAGCTTACTGATAAGTCAGATGTTTATTCATTTGGGGTAGTGCTCTTTGAAGTTCTTTGTGCTAGACCTGCTGTTGATCCATTGGTTGACAGGGAGCAGGTGAATTTAGGTGAATGGGCAATGCAATGGCAGAAGAAGGGTATGCTTGAGAAAATTATTGATCCCCATCTTGTTGGACAGATCAAACCAGGCTCTTTGAAAAAGTTTGGAGAAACGGCAGAGAAATGTTTGGCTGAATATGGTGCTGATAGGCCAACCATTGGTGATGTACTATGGAATTTAGAATATGCTCTTCAGCTTCAGGAATCTCGACCGCAAAGAGAAGTGCATGAAGACGGCGATATCAATGAGCTTCCAACAAATACAATTGTTCCTGGAGATCCAGCTACCAATGCAAGAACAGAGGAAGGTGATGGTAATGGTAGTTTAGAGATTAATACAAGCCAAGTTTTTTCTCAATTGATGACCAACGATGGTAGATAG
- the LOC18785774 gene encoding deSI-like protein At4g17486, translating into MTEVVLHIYDVTNSGSDKTNSTILQINKIFKDGIGLGGIFHSAIQVYGEDEWSFGFCEQGSGVFSCPSGKNPMYTYRECITLGTTNCSIFKVNQILRELSREWPGYSYDLLSKNCNHFCDEFSERLGVPKLPGWVNRFAHAGDAAMEVAGNTAIRLRQAKTEIVSASKVAYRFLAGVTNNAIAAPESPGNSTRGTPRFQAAWFKNLITTGAKPSSSTEIENKEEDVLRHHQQSDAESPPRQKSYTWRTT; encoded by the exons ATGACGGAGGTGGTACTGCATATATATGACGTGACGAATAGTGGATCGGACAAAACGAACAGCACTATTCTCCAGATCAACAAGATCTTCAAGGACGGTATCGGCCTCGGCGGTATCTTCCACAGCGCCATacag GTTTATGGAGAGGATGAATGGTCATTTGGGTTCTGTGAACAAGGATCTGGTGTTTTTAGTTGCCCTTCCGGAAAAAATCCTATGTACACCTATCGTGAATGCATCACCCTTGGAACcacaaattgttcaattttcaAGGTTAACCAAATCTTGAGGGAACTCAGTAGAGAGTGGCCTGGGTATTCATATGACCTGTTATCAAAAAACTGCAACCACTTTTGTGATGAGTTCTCTGAAAGGCTTGGGGTGCCAAAGCTTCCAG GTTGGGTTAATCGTTTTGCCCATGCTGGTGATGCTGCAATGGAAGTAGCGGGTAATACAGCAATACGG TTGAGACAAGCCAAGACAGAGATTGTATCTGCTAGCAAAGTGGCATATCGTTTCCTTGCCGGTGTTACTAACAACGCCATTGCTGCTCCTGAGTCTCCTGGAAATTCAACCAGAGGCACTCCTAGATTTCAAGCAGCTTGGTTTAAAAACCTAATCACTACAGGAGCAAAACCATCCAGTAGTACAGAAATTGAGAATAAGGAAGAGGATGTACTTCGGCACCACCAGCAATCAGATGCAGAGTCGCCGCCGCGGCAGAAATCATATACATGGCGTACCACTTGA
- the LOC18787541 gene encoding uncharacterized protein LOC18787541 produces the protein MDNMECNKLQPVVRKVKKKQVKDELDRQKQAEKKKRRLEKALATSAAIISELEKKKQKQKEEQQRLDEEGAAIAEAVALHVLLGEDSDETCEIVLNKDEVLNPWDCPGDIDIFMAGRRACFPYQDSAKCSLERIGWVSNAYRSGCKWGGLGNSQLSFSSGPYGRDYHEQFCEEAGWGTTGFAAGLIAAQAVSSLQIAEEAHEGTMVLDGMLRR, from the coding sequence ATGGATAACATGGAGTGTAATAAACTGCAACCTGTTGTGAGAAAAGTTAAGAAGAAGCAGGTGAAGGACGAGTTGGATCGTCAAAAACAGgctgagaaaaagaagaggcgCTTGGAGAAAGCCCTTGCTACTTCGGCTGCCATCATTTCTgaactagaaaagaaaaaacaaaagcagaaaGAAGAGCAACAGAGGCTTGATGAAGAAGGTGCTGCAATTGCCGAGGCTGTTGCGCTGCATGTTCTACTTGGTGAAGACTCAGATGAGACATGTGAAATTGTTCTGAACAAAGACGAAGTGCTTAATCCTTGGGATTGTCCTGGCGATATTGACATCTTTATGGCTGGACGGAGGGCATGCTTTCCTTATCAGGACTCTGCAAAGTGTTCACTTGAAAGGATTGGGTGGGTCTCTAATGCTTACAGATCGGGATGCAAGTGGGGTGGTTTGGGGAACAGTCAATTGTCGTTCTCATCTGGGCCTTATGGAAGAGATTACCATGAACAATTTTGTGAGGAAGCAGGTTGGGGGACTACGGGATTCGCTGCTGGTCTCATTGCAGCACAAGCTGTTTCATCTCTTCAGATTGCAGAGGAAGCACATGAAGGCACAATGGTGCTTGATGGAATGCTAAGACGGTAG
- the LOC18784984 gene encoding putative septum site-determining protein minD homolog, chloroplastic, protein MLSLQLATVINPTPSFLTNTNPFKPKTLKPNPSSPFTVRSVLQYNRKPQLSGDTPRVVVITSGKGGVGKTTTTANVGLSLARLGFSVVAIDADVGLRNLDLLLGLENRVNYTVVEVLNGDCRLDQALVRDKRWSNFELLCISKPRSKLPMGFGGKALVWVVDALKARQEGCPDFILIDCPAGIDAGFITAITPANEAVLVTTPDITSLRDADRVIGLLECDGIRDIKMMVNRVRTDMIKGEDMMSVLDVQEMLGLALLGMIPEDTEVIRSTNRGYPLVLNRPPTLAGLAFEQAAWRLVEQDSMKAVMVEEEPKKKRGFFSFFG, encoded by the coding sequence ATGCTCTCTCTTCAACTCGCCACCGTCATCAATCCCACGCCCTCCTTCCTCACCAACACAAACCCCtttaaacccaaaaccctaaaacccaaCCCGTCTTCCCCATTCACTGTTCGCTCCGTCCTCCAATACAATAGGAAGCCCCAATTGTCCGGCGATACCCCCCGCGTCGTCGTCATCACCTCCGGTAAAGGCGGTGTCGGCAagaccaccaccaccgccaaTGTCGGCCTCTCCCTCGCCCGCCTCGGCTTCTCTGTCGTCGCCATCGACGCCGACGTCGGCCTCCGCAACCTCGACCTCCTCCTCGGCCTCGAGAACCGCGTCAACTACACCGTCGTCGAGGTGCTCAACGGCGATTGCAGGCTCGACCAGGCTCTCGTCAGAGACAAGCGCTGGTCCAACTTCGAGCTGCTCTGCATCTCCAAGCCCAGGTCGAAATTGCCGATGGGGTTCGGCGGCAAAGCCTTGGTTTGGGTCGTCGACGCCTTGAAAGCCAGGCAGGAGGGCTGCCCGGACTTCATTCTCATCGACTGCCCGGCAGGCATCGATGCCGGGTTCATCACAGCAATTACGCCGGCCAATGAGGCCGTGCTCGTGACCACGCCGGACATCACGAGCTTGAGAGACGCTGACAGAGTCATTGGGTTGCTGGAGTGTGACGGAATTAGGGATATCAAGATGATGGTGAACCGGGTTCGGACCGATATGATCAAAGGTGAGGATATGATGTCGGTGCTGGATGTGCAGGAGATGTTGGGCTTGGCATTGTTGGGGATGATACCGGAGGATACGGAGGTAATCAGAAGCACCAACAGAGGGTATCCTCTGGTTTTGAATAGGCCGCCCACATTGGCTGGACTGGCTTTCGAGCAGGCAGCATGGAGGCTTGTTGAGCAGGACAGCATGAAGGCTGTCATGGTTGAGGAAGAGCCAAAGAAGAAGCGCggctttttctccttttttggcTAG
- the LOC18784939 gene encoding uncharacterized protein LOC18784939, whose translation MKFPALSTSKTLNFPANLMEKQKIPFQIFLRKISVQGKTNRSVKSVQALSKNNSGSISIATTVTQERDRVLDSSRNDKGWIHFVGIGGCGLSALAMFALKQGYEVSGSDIEWSSFMDGLQEAGALLHIGHSVENMQRNAASRLPDAIVVSSAIPQHNVEILCAKSAGVPVYKRDHWLGKLTQGYNLIAVSGSHGKSTTASMLAYVLDGMGDNLTAVVGAHVPQFSGGNIIFGDGWNFVLEADEYDGCFLGLSPYIAIVTNLDWEHVDIFQNEEAVKATFRKFLSRIRVGGHLILCGDSEGAYSLLTDGKQPIGSHNWSGLRSRPLEKCSDSYTITTYGTTSFNDWHASSIRPNLKGGCDYTLCHQGCSVVDISLQIPGVHNVLNSLAVIATVVTLFSDQSPINNTINCVSLHFNNFIGIKRRFEMIGTIYGCHIYDDYAHHPTEVSAVIQAARQRFPNKSLLVVFQPHTYSRLAALKDDFANALCDADQVVVTEVYAAREIDEQNVGGRELAATIIGPPSEYIPSLDDVVDKLAFQISEKPHRNIVVLTLGAGNITTVGPKLLNELRRRLQVNS comes from the exons ATGAAATTCCCGGCATTATCGACGTCCAAAACCCTCAATTTTCCCGCCAATCTTATGGAGAAACAGAAGATTCCCTTTCAGATATTTCTACGGAAGATCTCCGTCCAGGGCAAAACCAATCGCAGTGTTAAATCCGTGCAAGCCTTGAGTAAAAACAACAGTGGTAGCATCTCAATCGCAACGACGGTCACGCAGGAGAGAGATCGAGTATTGGATAGTTCGAGAAATGACAAGGGTTGGATTCACTTTGTGGGTATTGGAGGTTGTGGGTTGTCTGCGCTGGCCATGTTCGCACTCAAACAG GGTTATGAGGTCAGTGGCTCAGATATTGAATGGAGTAGCTTCATGGATGGGCTACAGGAAGCAGGGGCACTTTTGCATATTGGTCATTCGGTGGAAAATATGCAAAGGAACGCTGCCTCAAGATTACCTGACGCGATTGTTGTTTCTAGTGCTATTCCCCAACACAATGTGGAGATTTTGTGTGCAAAGTCTGCTGGAGTTCCCGT GTACAAGCGAGACCATTGGTTAGGAAAGCTGACACAGGGCTACAATCTCATTGCCGTAAGTGGTAGCCATG GAAAGAGTACAACTGCAAGTATGCTTGCTTATGTTCTAGACGGCATGGGTGATAATCTTACAGCAGTAGTTGGAGCACATGTGCCACAG TTCTCAGGAGGAAACATTATCTTCGGTGATGGTTGGAATTTTGTCCTGGAG GCTGATGAATATGATGGTTGCTTCCTAGGACTATCACCTTATATAGCTATTGTAACAAATTTGGATTGGGAGCATGTTGATATATTTCAAAACGAGGAGGCAGTTAAAGCTACTTTCAGAAAATTCCTGAGTCGAATCAGGGTGGGCGGACATCTCATTTTATGTGGGGATAG TGAAGGTGCATATTCCTTGCTCACTGATGGAAAGCAACCAATTGGATCGCATAATTGGAGTGGTCTAAGGTCAAGGCCATTGGAGAAATGTTCTGACAGCTACACCATAACAACTTATGGAACCACAAGTTTTAATGATTGGCATGCATCATCAATTAGGCCAAACTTAAAGGGTGGTTGTGATTATACACTG TGTCATCAAGGGTGCTCTGTGGTAGACATCAGTCTACAGATTCCAGGAGTTCATAACGTCCTTAATTCATTAGCA GTTATTGCCACCGTTGTAACATTATTCAGTGACCAAAGTCCAATCAACAATACAATTAATTGCGTGAGCTTGCACTTCAACAATTTTATAGGCATAAAAAGGCGTTTTGAGATGATTGGCACCATATACGGATGCCATATATATGATGATTATGCTCATCATCCAACGGAAGTTAGTGCTGTTATTCAAGCTGCACGCCAGAGGTTCCCTAACAAGTCTCTTTTGGTGGTATTCCAGCCTCATACTTACAG tcgtttagcagcactgaAGGATGACTTTGCGAATGCCCTCTGTGATGCAGATCAAGTTGTAGTTACAGAG GTTTATGCTGCTAGAGAAATAGATGAGCAGAATGTTGGTGGAAGGGAGTTAGCTGCTACTATAATTGGCCCGCCATCTGAATACATCCCCTCTCTG GATGATGTGGTAGATAAGTTGGCATTTCAAATATCCGAGAAACCTCATCGGAATATTGTTGTTTTAACACTTGGAGCGG GTAATATAACTACGGTGGGCCCAAAGTTGCTCAATGAATTGCGAAGAAGACTACAAGTAAATTCTTAG
- the LOC18787302 gene encoding beta-carotene hydroxylase 2, chloroplastic, with translation MAAGHFAATTPNPIRLIQSSYLLAKPNPTIFFPPSNLRHQKSALHYRARRKLCFTVYVVMEDQKQSTHLENCTEKAQEAAQSQIPIVIPSVRVAEKLSRKKSERFTYLVAAVMSSFGITSMAVMAVYYRFYWQMEGGNVPLSEMLGTFALSVGAAVGMEFWARWAHKALWHASLWHMHESHHRPREGPFELNDVFAVINAVPAIALLNYGFFHKGLVPGLCFGAGLGITVFGMAYMFVHDGLVHKRFPVGPIANVPYLRKVAAAHQLHHSEKFEGVPYGLFLGPKELEEVGGLEELEKEIERRIKAYKGS, from the exons ATGGCGGCTGGGCACTTCGCCGCCACAACCCCCAACCCCATCCGCCTCATCCAATCCTCATACCTCCTCgcaaaacccaacccaactaTCTTCTTCCCACCTTCGAATCTTCGCCACCAAAAATCAGCACTTCATTATAGGGCTCGAAGGAAGCTCTGTTTCACTGTCTATGTCGTCATGGAGGACCAAAAGCAGAGTACCCATCTCGAGAATTGCACAGAAAAAGCCCAAGAGGCTGCTCAATCTCAGATCCCAATTGTAATTCCGTCCGTACGTGTGGCTGAGAAGTTGTCCAGAAAGAAATCGGAGAGGTTCACTTATCTTGTTGCTGCTGTGATGTCCAGCTTTGGTATTACTTCCATGGCTGTCATGGCTGTTTATTACAGATTTTACTGGCAAATGGAG GGTGGGAATGTGCCTTTGTCTGAAATGTTGGGTACATTTGCTCTATCTGTTGGTGCTGCT gtgggaATGGAGTTTTGGGCAAGATGGGCTCATAAAGCTCTCTGGCACGCTTCTTTATGGCATATGCACGAG TCTCACCACCGACCCAGAGAAGGTCCATTCGAGCTTAACGATGTGTTTGCTGTAATTAACGCTGTTCCAGCTATAGCCCTCCTCAATTATGGTTTCTTCCACAAAGGCCTTGTTCCTGGCCTATGTTTTGGTGCT GGTCTTGGAATTACAGTGTTCGGCATGGCGTATATGTTTGTCCACGATGGTTTAGTTCATAAAAGATTCCCAGTGGGTCCCATAGCCAACGTGCCCTATTTGAGAAAGGTTGCTGCTGCTCATCAG CTCCACCACTCAGAGAAATTCGAGGGTGTGCCATATGGGCTGTTTCTGGGTCCCAAG GAACTTGAAGAAGTGGGAGGCCTCGAAGAGTTGGAAAAGGAGATCGAAAGGAGAATCAAAGCGTACAAGGGATCATGA